A part of Olleya sp. Bg11-27 genomic DNA contains:
- a CDS encoding DUF6702 family protein — MKAFKYLLFLSLFSLFAFNSVHKYYVSITQIEYAKDKQSVQIISRIFVDDFEKLLRKRYDENITLNDGQDEAVIDGYIKKYLSQKIMININGEPKALSFIGKEYDEDIMRCFLEIENVSSIKSFEIQNKVLFDIFDDQKNIVRNNINGKNKTFVLIPEKDKGLLNF; from the coding sequence ATGAAAGCATTTAAATATCTGTTGTTTCTTAGTCTTTTTTCGCTATTTGCCTTTAATTCGGTACATAAATATTATGTAAGTATAACGCAGATTGAATATGCTAAGGATAAACAATCGGTGCAAATTATATCTAGAATCTTTGTTGACGATTTTGAGAAATTACTTCGTAAACGTTATGATGAAAATATAACTTTAAACGATGGTCAAGATGAAGCTGTAATTGATGGTTATATTAAAAAGTATCTTTCGCAAAAAATAATGATCAATATTAACGGAGAGCCAAAAGCTTTATCTTTTATAGGAAAAGAGTATGATGAGGACATTATGCGTTGTTTTCTAGAAATAGAAAATGTGTCTTCAATCAAAAGTTTTGAAATTCAAAACAAAGTTTTATTTGATATTTTTGATGATCAAAAAAATATTGTCAGAAATAATATAAATGGTAAAAACAAAACTTTTGTTTTAATCCCTGAGAAAGATAAAGGTTTGTTAAACTTTTAA
- a CDS encoding carboxypeptidase-like regulatory domain-containing protein, with protein MKKNKLFLNVIILCVFHYAQAQKIGLSGTILGDEDVEGIHVLNKTSLTSATSNSDGVFSISAKLNDTVIFSAVQYKTLFKVVSEENIASKALQVTLETFVNELDEVFLVQPLSGNLIDDVSNSEAKPVINFYNVGIPGYIGKQKTQSERRLFEATTGGGFIPLNPILNAISGRTKKLKEMIQLENDDALLARLKNDLSIDFFDANPLEQKYHVEFFYFVQEDPDFRKVCSKSNLEAFAFFKKKLEQYNQNLKAKE; from the coding sequence TTGAAAAAGAATAAATTATTTTTAAACGTAATTATTCTATGTGTTTTTCATTATGCTCAGGCTCAGAAAATTGGGTTGTCAGGGACTATCTTAGGAGATGAAGATGTTGAAGGGATACATGTGTTAAACAAGACTTCATTGACTAGTGCAACATCAAATAGTGATGGTGTATTCTCTATTTCAGCTAAACTAAACGATACTGTTATTTTTTCTGCCGTTCAATATAAAACTTTATTTAAGGTTGTAAGTGAAGAAAATATAGCTTCAAAAGCATTACAAGTTACATTGGAGACTTTTGTTAACGAGTTGGACGAAGTGTTTTTAGTACAACCTTTGTCCGGAAACTTGATAGATGATGTTTCTAATTCAGAAGCAAAACCTGTAATCAATTTTTATAACGTCGGTATTCCTGGTTATATAGGCAAGCAAAAAACACAATCTGAGAGACGTTTATTTGAGGCAACTACTGGAGGTGGATTTATACCTTTAAATCCAATTCTAAATGCAATTTCTGGAAGGACTAAAAAGTTGAAGGAAATGATTCAGCTAGAAAATGATGATGCATTGTTGGCAAGATTAAAAAACGATTTATCTATCGATTTTTTTGATGCTAATCCTTTAGAGCAAAAGTATCATGTAGAGTTTTTTTATTTTGTTCAAGAAGATCCTGATTTTAGGAAGGTATGTTCTAAAAGTAACTTAGAGGCTTTTGCTTTTTTTAAAAAGAAATTAGAACAGTACAATCAAAACTTAAAGGCTAAAGAATAA
- a CDS encoding carboxypeptidase-like regulatory domain-containing protein translates to MKSYLIAFLLLTFSFTSAQDSTRVEVKGKIIIDSPDLEGITIYNSSSNKGTVTDEKGEFTISTMLNDKISVSALQFKDFNVVVAKEVIDSKQMNVYLVEQVNKLDEVVILPYNLTGFLKEDVTNVETYNPDMDAIYFGVNDISFYEFADDEYSKVENLAAMSQNERIRYQADGVAILGGLVGLLFKKKDKSKRDNTVSTEREFTTLGDIYNHDYYTINFKVPEDQVEAFIAYVQVNDFDVNLLKKGKEMQLIEHLNAQSQEFLKATVEKE, encoded by the coding sequence ATGAAATCATATCTTATTGCCTTTTTATTATTAACTTTTAGTTTTACTTCTGCTCAAGATTCTACTCGAGTTGAGGTAAAGGGGAAAATTATTATCGACTCTCCAGATCTTGAAGGAATAACAATTTACAACTCGTCTTCCAATAAAGGAACTGTAACGGACGAAAAAGGAGAATTTACTATAAGTACAATGTTGAATGATAAAATTAGTGTGTCAGCACTTCAGTTTAAGGATTTTAATGTGGTTGTTGCAAAGGAAGTTATTGATTCTAAGCAAATGAATGTGTATTTGGTAGAACAAGTTAATAAGCTAGATGAAGTTGTTATTTTGCCTTACAATTTGACTGGGTTTTTAAAAGAAGACGTTACAAATGTAGAAACATATAATCCTGACATGGATGCTATTTACTTTGGAGTTAACGATATTAGTTTTTACGAGTTTGCAGATGACGAATATAGTAAAGTTGAAAACTTGGCTGCCATGAGTCAAAACGAAAGAATAAGATACCAGGCAGATGGTGTGGCTATTTTAGGGGGGTTAGTTGGGTTGTTATTTAAGAAAAAAGATAAGAGTAAACGCGATAATACTGTATCTACAGAACGGGAATTTACAACATTAGGAGATATTTATAATCATGATTATTATACTATAAACTTTAAAGTGCCCGAGGATCAAGTAGAGGCTTTTATAGCTTATGTTCAAGTTAACGATTTTGATGTTAATCTACTAAAAAAGGGTAAAGAAATGCAGTTAATAGAACATCTTAATGCGCAAAGTCAAGAATTTTTAAAAGCAACTGTTGAAAAAGAATAA
- the pepE gene encoding dipeptidase PepE, whose amino-acid sequence MKQLLIASTSTLHSGAYLDYLLDALKIHFKDIKDIIFIPYARPSGISHDDYTQKASEAFAKININVTGLHTFKNPAEAIANAKGIFTGGGNTFVLVSSLYKHQLLAPLQAAINNGTPYLGTSAGSNICGLNIRTTNDMPIVYPPSFKTLGFVPFNINPHYLDPDNNSTHMGETRETRIKEFHQFNTQPVVGLREGSWLEVKGQSIQLKGALHARVFEYDTEPYEIETGTFLNELK is encoded by the coding sequence ATGAAACAATTATTAATCGCAAGTACTTCCACCCTACATTCTGGAGCATACTTGGACTATTTACTAGACGCTTTAAAAATTCATTTTAAAGATATAAAAGACATTATTTTTATTCCGTATGCACGACCTAGCGGCATTTCTCACGACGATTACACACAAAAAGCATCAGAAGCTTTTGCCAAAATCAATATAAACGTAACAGGCTTACACACCTTTAAAAACCCTGCTGAAGCTATAGCAAATGCAAAAGGGATATTTACAGGAGGCGGAAACACCTTTGTTTTAGTCAGCTCATTATACAAACACCAATTATTAGCCCCCTTACAAGCAGCCATTAATAACGGAACGCCATACTTAGGAACTAGCGCAGGGAGCAACATCTGTGGATTAAATATCCGCACAACCAACGATATGCCAATTGTATACCCTCCAAGTTTTAAAACATTAGGATTTGTCCCTTTTAATATCAACCCTCACTATTTAGACCCAGATAATAATAGCACACACATGGGAGAAACTAGAGAAACTAGAATTAAAGAGTTTCATCAATTTAATACACAACCTGTAGTTGGATTACGCGAAGGTAGCTGGTTAGAGGTTAAAGGACAATCAATACAACTTAAAGGTGCATTGCACGCTCGAGTTTTTGAATATGACACAGAACCTTATGAAATAGAAACTGGCACATTTTTAAATGAGTTGAAATAA
- a CDS encoding GNAT family N-acetyltransferase → MLKIIPMSFSFKIIEKENINSIIPLVQKLTNNKNSDTILKERFAEMVEQNYECAGVYDGDTLIGISGMWFQTRHYAGKSMEVDHVYIEDSYQGKGLGKHFFKWLYSYATSKGCNSSELNTYVQNYPSHKFYYNEGYEIFGYHFYKTL, encoded by the coding sequence TTGTTGAAAATAATACCAATGTCTTTCAGCTTTAAAATAATCGAAAAAGAAAATATTAATAGCATTATTCCTTTGGTGCAAAAATTAACAAATAATAAAAATTCGGATACGATTTTAAAAGAACGTTTTGCTGAAATGGTGGAACAAAATTATGAATGTGCAGGGGTTTATGACGGCGACACATTAATTGGGATTTCTGGTATGTGGTTCCAAACGAGACATTATGCAGGGAAAAGTATGGAAGTAGACCATGTTTATATTGAGGATTCTTATCAAGGTAAAGGTTTAGGTAAGCATTTTTTTAAGTGGCTTTATAGCTACGCAACTAGTAAAGGGTGTAATAGTTCTGAATTAAATACTTATGTTCAAAATTACCCTTCACATAAGTTTTATTATAACGAAGGGTATGAAATTTTCGGGTATCACTTTTATAAAACTTTGTAA
- a CDS encoding GNAT family N-acetyltransferase: MKHNIITNYRFNTTMSDNLYSKEPLPFSIKPITGIETIPVRQEVLRKGKPVEACIFPQDNLDNTYHFGLFTKTKLVGVCSFVAEQSPLFKDPIQYRLRAMGVLENYQGLHFGKHLLTHGVDYLKTKNIDRLWFNARIIALNFYKNNGFTTIGEVFDIPEVGPHYLMHKSLK, encoded by the coding sequence TTGAAACATAACATTATTACAAATTATAGATTTAACACGACGATGTCCGACAATTTATATTCAAAAGAACCCCTACCCTTTTCTATAAAACCCATTACAGGAATAGAAACGATACCTGTAAGACAAGAAGTTTTACGTAAAGGCAAACCAGTTGAAGCCTGTATATTCCCACAAGACAACTTAGATAACACTTATCATTTTGGGTTATTTACAAAGACTAAACTAGTAGGTGTCTGCTCTTTTGTTGCAGAGCAATCCCCTTTATTTAAAGATCCAATACAATATAGATTAAGAGCAATGGGGGTTTTAGAAAACTATCAAGGTTTACATTTTGGAAAACACTTATTAACCCATGGTGTAGACTATTTAAAAACTAAAAATATTGATCGCTTATGGTTTAATGCTCGTATTATTGCATTAAATTTTTATAAAAATAACGGTTTTACAACTATTGGAGAAGTCTTTGATATCCCAGAAGTAGGACCACATTATCTAATGCACAAATCACTAAAATGA
- a CDS encoding M15 family metallopeptidase: MKKQHFYKYLIIACITFATLPQFAFYQSSISNDELIGKGTPKLFGNGYNLRAEANTAFKKMQAAALKDGISIGAVSSYRGFAHQKRIWERKFKSNKAKDLSDMANIKKIIEYSTIPGTSRHHWGTDIDIYQTNVKQPKNVLLPKNFHANGPYCKLKEWTDANAAKYGFYLVYTDNANRKGFKYEPWHFSYKALSSEYLKAYKTLNISEILKKEAISGSDSFSEPFINQYINQNILDINPELL, from the coding sequence ATGAAAAAACAACACTTCTACAAATATCTGATAATAGCCTGTATCACATTTGCTACACTACCACAATTCGCGTTTTATCAATCGTCTATTTCTAATGACGAATTAATAGGAAAAGGAACACCAAAACTATTTGGTAATGGATACAATCTTAGAGCGGAAGCAAATACCGCATTCAAAAAAATGCAAGCTGCAGCCTTAAAAGATGGTATTAGCATTGGCGCAGTATCAAGTTACAGAGGTTTTGCTCACCAAAAACGCATTTGGGAACGCAAGTTTAAAAGCAATAAAGCCAAAGACTTATCTGACATGGCAAACATCAAAAAAATTATAGAATACTCTACAATCCCAGGAACCTCTAGACACCATTGGGGAACGGACATTGATATTTACCAAACTAATGTCAAGCAACCAAAAAATGTTTTGTTACCTAAAAACTTTCACGCTAATGGACCTTACTGCAAACTTAAAGAATGGACGGACGCTAACGCTGCCAAATATGGTTTCTATTTAGTGTATACAGATAATGCAAACCGTAAAGGGTTTAAATACGAACCTTGGCATTTTAGTTACAAAGCATTATCCTCTGAATATTTAAAAGCCTACAAAACATTAAACATCTCTGAAATATTAAAAAAAGAAGCTATATCTGGAAGCGATTCTTTTTCAGAACCATTTATAAATCAATACATCAACCAAAATATTTTAGATATTAACCCAGAACTTTTGTAA
- a CDS encoding M48 family metalloprotease, translated as MRGNLKGRLLIGLCIAVFFGFKYWSQQEVNPYTGQLQAISMTTDQEIQMGLQSRDQMAAQHGGLYPNENYQALVDNVGNKLVNNSIAKETPYKYEFHLLADPNTINAFALPGGQIFITYALYSQLENEDQLAGVLGHEIGHVLGKHSAERIANSELWKGLSTAGSVGADAGGFIQQYGMTKLLTNGRQDELDSDKLGVQFMLRAGYDPEEMIKVMEILKRAAGPNRQPEMQSTHPDPDNRIEHIRESIKEYSIN; from the coding sequence ATGAGAGGAAATTTAAAAGGACGACTACTAATCGGTTTATGTATAGCTGTTTTTTTTGGCTTTAAATATTGGAGTCAGCAAGAAGTAAATCCATATACAGGTCAATTACAAGCCATTTCAATGACTACGGATCAAGAAATCCAAATGGGTTTACAAAGTCGTGATCAAATGGCAGCGCAACATGGTGGTTTATATCCAAACGAGAATTACCAAGCTCTAGTAGACAACGTAGGTAATAAACTTGTAAATAATAGTATTGCTAAAGAAACACCATATAAATATGAATTCCATTTACTAGCAGATCCTAATACCATTAATGCTTTTGCCTTACCCGGAGGTCAAATATTTATTACTTACGCGTTATATTCTCAGTTAGAAAACGAGGATCAATTAGCAGGTGTTTTAGGACACGAAATAGGACATGTATTAGGAAAGCATAGTGCTGAGCGTATAGCCAACTCTGAGCTATGGAAAGGACTATCTACAGCGGGATCTGTAGGTGCAGATGCTGGTGGTTTTATACAACAGTACGGGATGACAAAATTATTGACTAATGGTCGTCAGGATGAGTTAGACAGTGATAAATTAGGTGTGCAATTTATGCTTCGTGCGGGATATGACCCCGAAGAAATGATTAAAGTTATGGAAATCTTAAAACGCGCTGCTGGACCAAACAGACAACCAGAAATGCAGAGTACGCATCCAGATCCTGATAACCGTATTGAACATATTAGAGAATCTATTAAAGAGTACTCGATTAACTAA
- the gpmI gene encoding 2,3-bisphosphoglycerate-independent phosphoglycerate mutase: MNKKVILMILDGWGKSPDPKVSAIDNANTPFIDSLYHNYPNAQLRTDGLHVGLPEGQMGNSEVGHMNLGAGRIVYQDLAKINLAIDNNTLAKEHVLQDAFKYAKANNKNIHFLGLLSDGGVHSHINHLKGLIDATEASGVENAYIHAFTDGRDVDPKSGKGFVQDLETFTKNKNTKLASLTGRYYAMDRDNRWERIKLAYDALVNGTGELSNDLPQSVQNHYDADITDEFIKPIIKSNAEGLPLTTIKEDDVVIFFNFRTDRGRELTDALYQNDHHEQNMHKLNLYYVTMTNYGDAFTGIHVVFDKDNITETLGEVLEKNNKTQIRIAETEKYPHVTFFFSGGQETPFKGESRILKNSPKVATYDLKPEMSAFELTDALVPELEKETTDFVCLNFANGDMVGHTGSMSAAIQACEVVDKCVKQVVTTALAHGYTTLLIADHGNCETMINPDGSPNTAHTTNPVPLILIDKELKEIKDGVLGDMAPTILKLMGIEQPKAMTCHSLV; encoded by the coding sequence ATGAACAAAAAAGTAATCTTAATGATTTTAGATGGTTGGGGAAAATCTCCTGACCCAAAGGTCTCTGCAATAGATAATGCTAACACACCTTTTATAGATAGTTTATACCACAATTATCCAAATGCACAGCTTCGCACCGATGGGTTACATGTTGGCTTACCAGAAGGTCAAATGGGTAATAGTGAAGTTGGACACATGAACTTAGGTGCAGGGCGAATTGTCTACCAAGATTTAGCTAAAATCAACCTAGCTATTGATAACAATACACTTGCAAAAGAACACGTATTACAAGACGCTTTTAAATATGCTAAAGCGAATAATAAAAATATTCATTTTTTAGGATTATTAAGTGATGGTGGTGTTCATTCTCACATTAATCACCTGAAAGGATTGATTGATGCTACTGAAGCTTCTGGTGTAGAAAACGCTTATATCCATGCTTTTACAGATGGACGTGATGTCGATCCAAAATCTGGAAAAGGATTTGTTCAAGATTTAGAAACGTTCACTAAAAATAAAAACACAAAACTAGCTAGTTTAACTGGTCGTTACTATGCAATGGATCGTGATAACCGTTGGGAACGTATAAAATTAGCATACGACGCCTTAGTTAATGGTACAGGCGAATTATCTAATGATTTACCACAAAGTGTGCAAAACCATTATGATGCTGATATTACAGACGAATTTATAAAGCCAATCATAAAATCAAACGCTGAAGGGCTTCCGTTAACAACCATTAAAGAAGACGACGTTGTTATCTTTTTTAACTTCAGAACAGATCGTGGACGTGAGTTAACCGATGCCTTATATCAAAATGATCATCACGAACAAAACATGCATAAATTAAATTTGTATTATGTGACCATGACTAATTATGGTGATGCTTTTACAGGAATTCATGTCGTGTTTGATAAAGATAATATTACAGAAACCTTAGGTGAGGTTTTAGAAAAAAACAATAAAACACAAATACGAATTGCCGAAACTGAAAAATATCCTCACGTGACTTTTTTCTTTTCTGGTGGACAAGAAACTCCTTTTAAAGGAGAAAGTCGCATCTTAAAAAATTCGCCTAAAGTCGCTACTTACGATTTAAAGCCTGAAATGTCTGCGTTTGAATTAACAGATGCTTTAGTCCCAGAATTAGAAAAAGAAACAACGGATTTTGTCTGTTTAAATTTTGCAAATGGTGATATGGTCGGTCATACAGGATCAATGTCTGCAGCAATACAAGCTTGCGAAGTGGTTGATAAATGTGTAAAACAAGTCGTGACTACTGCTTTAGCACATGGATATACGACACTATTAATCGCTGACCATGGTAATTGCGAAACCATGATTAATCCTGATGGATCTCCAAATACAGCACATACTACTAATCCAGTCCCACTTATTTTAATTGACAAGGAGTTAAAAGAGATAAAGGATGGTGTTTTAGGTGATATGGCACCAACTATTTTAAAACTAATGGGCATTGAACAACCAAAAGCAATGACTTGTCATAGTTTAGTCTAA
- a CDS encoding BT0820 family HAD-type phosphatase translates to MKLSKGLIIAVDFDGTIVEDGYPSIGQERLFAFETLKRLQADGHRLILWTYRHGKKLDEAVAYCQDNGITFYAVNQSFPEEVFKNEVSRKIHADLFIDDRNIGGILGWGAIYQMLTNDTPQLPKPKKKSWFKF, encoded by the coding sequence ATGAAGCTTTCTAAAGGACTTATAATTGCAGTAGATTTTGACGGTACCATCGTAGAAGACGGGTATCCAAGCATTGGACAAGAACGTCTTTTTGCTTTCGAAACCTTAAAGCGCTTGCAAGCTGATGGTCATCGCTTAATTTTATGGACCTACAGACACGGAAAAAAACTAGACGAAGCTGTCGCTTATTGTCAAGACAATGGGATTACCTTCTATGCGGTAAACCAAAGTTTCCCTGAAGAGGTCTTTAAAAATGAAGTTAGCAGAAAAATCCACGCCGATCTCTTTATTGATGACCGCAATATTGGTGGCATTTTAGGTTGGGGAGCAATCTATCAGATGCTAACTAATGACACTCCCCAACTACCAAAACCAAAGAAAAAAAGTTGGTTTAAGTTTTAA